CAGGCCATCGGTCCTGGGATCGGGCGAGGGCAATTCTTCGATCTGCTCCAGGGAGTGGATTACTTTTTCAGCGTGCGGGAACTCGTTCGCAGGGAACAGGCAGCGACTGCCGAAAGCAGACGGTTCGGTGCACATTCCGTATTCAGACCAGAATCCAGGCAGAAACAGGATATCCGGAAAATCCCGCAACGCCTTGAGGTTGGCTTTCAGCCATAACTCATCGTTGCTGAAATAGTCCAGAATACGGATGCCGTACCAGTTCGGCAGCCACGGACAGTCGATGATAAATCCAGCCGGCAAAGGGTCTATCACTTCGCCGTGTATGATCTTTTGCAGCGTTTCCCATTGGGAATCGGTCATGGCAGTCTTCCATAAATTAAAGGATCATCGACCGTACATTCAAACCAGTGAAAAGAGCTTGCGTTGTGCTTGAATGACAGAGCGACGTGGCATAGATGGCATGAACACGGCCGCCAGATCCACCGGCCGTGCGGGTGCTGAGAACGGTGGCGTCGACCTGTCGGATCAGGAGGCGCCAAGGACCTGGTTTTACCGCATACTTAAAGAAAAAGGTGTAGCCGGCCGCAGTATTCTTTAATTCGAGTTCCCCCTCGGCAGAACAGTCGTCGATCTTTGCCGCAGTCAGTCCCGTCTGTGGATGAGCTGCTTTTTTTATAGAAAGCCCGGCTCATGGCAGCTGCCTGCCGCCAAAACCCGCGTCGCGGTTCATTCCACAGAGCCCAAGGTTCGTAAAAGTGGGGCAGGTGATAGGAGGATCGGTGAATTCATCCAAGTGGCCTATGGGCGCAAAGACCACCTGTTTCTCATGAAGATTGAACATGTTGGTGACCACCAAGGGACTGTTCACATCCAGCCCTTTGTCGAACATGGAATCGAGAGTAAACTGCGCTTCAGCTTGATAGTTGAACAGCCCCTCGCCGTTCCCCCAGCGTGCGGCGGCGAAGAACAGGGCGGTGACAAACCATTCTTCTCCATCTGAAGCTGCGTTGTCGTCGATCCTGAATCCATCGGACCTACAGTGCCAGACGAAATATCCTCGATGCGGGCCGCTGGCCTGCTGCATGTAGGTTTTCGCCCATTTCCACAGCCGGTCGAACTCAGCCTTCCGGTTCAGCTGCACGGTGATCATCATGCGGTAGGACATGCCCACGGTTCGGACATTCTTATTATGGATATCCTCAATTTAAAATAAAAAGTTGCAAAGCCAGATTTTTTTCATTCTGTTTTTTTCTAATTTTAGCAATTTTTGTTATAAAACTTTTGAAACGATTCAAATATATGTAGTGTTGAAGATAAAGTCAAGTGAAAAAAAAGTTACAGCTACAGTGTTTGTTGACATAACATGCACAAAATTTTGAAATTAACAATCTTGTTGATTTTTATCTGCAAATGAGGTATATTCTATTGCTAAAAAATAAAACCGTTTCAAAATAAAGAATAAATTACCATAAGAGATGATATGAACAAAAAGATGACGATTGAGGATGTGGCAAACAAGGCGGGCGTGTCAAAGGGAACGGTCTCCGCGGTGCTGAACGGCAAGAATACGGTCAAACCACGGACCAGGGATCATATTCTCGAAGTCATAAAAGAACTCAATTTTCGTCCCCGTGGCGTGGCGCGCAACTTGAAAAATGGGGTGGATGACAAGAGCATCGGCATCATTATCAAGGACCTAAACGATCCGTTTTATACCACCATCGCCACCGGCGTTGCCGAATACGCGAGGAGCCGAGGGTACCACCTGATCGTCACCAGCTCGGAGAACGATCATGAGAGCGAGAAAAAATTCACTCGGCTGTTTTCCACCAAAGACATCAAGGGCGCCATCATCGCCCCCATCGTGGAGGGCGAGGCGGAAATCGAGCATCTGTTCAAATTAAAGATGATCAACTATCCCTTCGTGCTGCTGGAGGACATCAAAGGCATCCAGGCCAATGTGGTCGCGGTGGATAATCTACGGGCTATTAAAAAAGCCGTCAAGTATCTCATCGACGGCGGGCATAAAAAAATCGTTCATTTTGCCGGTCCGCCGCAATCGACGCATACGCAGGAACGCATCGAGGGTTTTCGCGATGCCTTTAGTGAAAGCCCGCTGATCTTTAATCGGGATATGATCATCTCCATCGGCTCACGGTTCGAAGAGAGTTATGGCAATACTAAAAATTACTTTGCCGACAAACGGCCGGAGGATCTGCCCACCGCCATCGTCTGCTTTAATGACCAGC
The sequence above is drawn from the bacterium genome and encodes:
- a CDS encoding LacI family transcriptional regulator yields the protein MNKKMTIEDVANKAGVSKGTVSAVLNGKNTVKPRTRDHILEVIKELNFRPRGVARNLKNGVDDKSIGIIIKDLNDPFYTTIATGVAEYARSRGYHLIVTSSENDHESEKKFTRLFSTKDIKGAIIAPIVEGEAEIEHLFKLKMINYPFVLLEDIKGIQANVVAVDNLRAIKKAVKYLIDGGHKKIVHFAGPPQSTHTQERIEGFRDAFSESPLIFNRDMIISIGSRFEESYGNTKNYFADKRPEDLPTAIVCFNDQQAMSVMTVLRELNIRVPEDISIIGNDDIYYAKLYPVPLTTIRAPQREIGIKAAEILINNIESSELLSPERVMLQTDLIIRDSSKSLI